In a single window of the Deinococcus aetherius genome:
- a CDS encoding SDR family oxidoreductase has product MTQDMDGKTVLVTGATNGIGLVTARELARMSARVVIVSRDPEKTARVAEEVGAADFLVADLSELAQVRRAAAEFREREGRLDVLINNAGAYYARRQETREGIETTWALNHLAAFLLTRELLPLLRGTPGARVVTVSSEAHRFGRIRFDDPEFRRGYNGWRAYGQSKLANALFARELARREPGLQSNALHPGMVRTGFGHNNGGQTSLLWSVVDRFAISPEQGARTSLRLASDPAITVSGRYFAKEREARPAPQALDDGAALRLWELSEEYVGGGWGAVSGK; this is encoded by the coding sequence ATGACGCAGGATATGGACGGAAAAACGGTGCTTGTCACGGGCGCGACGAACGGGATCGGTCTGGTGACGGCGCGGGAGCTGGCGCGGATGAGCGCGCGGGTGGTGATCGTGAGCCGCGACCCCGAGAAGACGGCGCGCGTGGCGGAGGAGGTGGGCGCGGCAGACTTCCTGGTCGCCGACCTGTCGGAACTCGCGCAGGTGCGCCGGGCCGCCGCCGAGTTCCGGGAGCGGGAAGGCAGGCTCGACGTGCTGATCAACAACGCGGGAGCCTACTACGCAAGGAGGCAGGAGACGCGCGAGGGGATCGAGACGACGTGGGCCCTCAACCACCTGGCGGCCTTCCTGCTCACCCGTGAGTTGCTGCCCCTGCTGCGGGGGACGCCGGGGGCACGGGTGGTGACGGTTTCCTCGGAGGCGCACCGCTTCGGGCGGATTCGGTTCGACGACCCGGAGTTCCGGCGCGGGTACAACGGGTGGCGGGCGTACGGGCAGAGCAAGCTGGCGAACGCCCTCTTCGCACGGGAACTGGCGCGGCGTGAGCCCGGCCTTCAGAGCAACGCCCTGCACCCCGGCATGGTGCGGACGGGCTTCGGGCACAACAACGGGGGGCAGACCAGCCTGCTGTGGAGCGTTGTGGACCGCTTCGCCATCAGCCCCGAGCAGGGTGCGCGGACGAGCCTCCGCCTCGCCAGCGATCCCGCCATCACCGTCAGCGGGCGGTACTTCGCCAAGGAACGCGAGGCCCGCCCCGCCCCTCAGGCCCTCGACGACGGGGCGGCGCTGCGGCTGTGGGAGCTGAGCGAGGAGTACGTGGGGGGCGGCTGGGGCGCCGTGAGTGGGAAGTAG
- the recG gene encoding ATP-dependent DNA helicase RecG: MATVAEMRERLRRPLAAELASGCADRVVSGGVEKLLASPLASPFPVVREALRGYAGLDAVRREQALKTALASLGGQEKEKAAPRPPLRQAVPTADPGERLPVDAEITRLDTGPGGARKLQALGLHALRDVLHAYPHRHEDRRALPDLSTVEEGQKVTVEGRVVSKARRTPRPNLLVFDVTLETPSGGRVRASWFNQPWVERHLKDGARLVLTGRVKKFGRSVQLGVEHLETVEDAQGSLSTGRIVGVYDSKDGISQEFLRRAAHRALQAAPFDDYLPAHWRQKYGLTDLADALWGIHFPTDEGHLERATNRLRFDEYLFLELRVLLQGEDAVLLGKRFQATGEDIARFETALPFSFTNAQRRVLLEITDDMRSERQMARLVQGDVGSGKTAVAACALYLAVRDGYQGALMAPTEILARQHYTNLIGYLSKLDVRVGLLIGAMTPKVKLEMQTRIAEGDVDVVVGTQALIQENVRFDNLGLAVVDEEHRFGVMQRRRLLAGRPDVLVMSATPIPRSLALTAYGDLELSIIDELPPGRTPVETKLIQDTHRQQAYGFVMRQIREGRQAFVVTALIEENENLEALAATQLADDLKVILPEARINLLHGKMSAAEKEYVMDRFRAGEFDVLVSTTVIEVGVDVPNATVMVIENAERFGLSQLHQLRGRVGRGSAQSYCVLIAGEHSKKTRQRLKIIEGSTDGFVIAEADLKLRGPGEIRGTRQSGIPDLRLGDLSSDVEIIERARELAKHILAHDPRLEHPRLQYLRSELQNRSQSVAFREVI; this comes from the coding sequence ATGGCGACGGTCGCGGAGATGCGGGAGAGGCTGAGGCGTCCGCTCGCGGCGGAACTCGCCTCGGGCTGCGCCGACCGGGTGGTCTCGGGCGGGGTGGAGAAGTTGCTCGCGTCCCCGCTGGCGAGCCCCTTCCCCGTCGTGCGCGAGGCGCTGCGAGGGTACGCGGGGTTGGACGCGGTTCGGCGGGAGCAGGCGCTGAAGACGGCGCTGGCGTCCCTCGGCGGGCAGGAGAAGGAGAAGGCGGCGCCACGTCCTCCTCTGCGGCAGGCCGTCCCCACGGCGGACCCCGGCGAACGGCTTCCCGTCGACGCCGAGATCACGCGGCTGGACACCGGGCCCGGTGGCGCCCGCAAGCTCCAGGCGCTCGGCCTGCACGCCCTGCGCGACGTGCTGCACGCCTACCCGCACCGCCACGAGGACCGCCGCGCCCTGCCCGACCTGTCTACGGTCGAGGAGGGGCAGAAGGTGACGGTCGAGGGCCGGGTGGTGTCCAAGGCCCGCCGCACGCCGAGGCCGAACCTGCTGGTGTTCGACGTGACGCTGGAGACGCCCTCGGGCGGGCGGGTGCGGGCGTCGTGGTTCAACCAGCCGTGGGTGGAGCGGCACCTCAAGGACGGCGCGCGGCTGGTGCTGACGGGGCGGGTCAAGAAGTTCGGTCGCAGCGTGCAGCTCGGCGTCGAGCACCTGGAGACGGTGGAGGACGCGCAGGGCAGCCTTAGCACGGGGCGGATCGTCGGGGTGTACGACTCGAAGGACGGCATCAGCCAGGAGTTCCTGCGGCGGGCGGCTCATCGCGCCCTGCAAGCGGCGCCGTTCGACGACTACCTCCCCGCCCACTGGCGGCAGAAGTACGGGCTGACCGACCTCGCGGACGCGCTGTGGGGCATCCACTTCCCGACGGACGAAGGCCATCTGGAGCGGGCGACGAACCGGCTGCGGTTCGACGAGTACCTCTTTCTGGAACTGCGCGTGCTGTTGCAAGGCGAAGACGCCGTGCTCCTCGGCAAACGCTTCCAGGCGACGGGCGAGGACATCGCGCGCTTCGAGACGGCCCTCCCCTTCTCGTTCACGAACGCCCAGCGGCGGGTGCTGCTGGAAATCACCGACGACATGCGCAGCGAGCGGCAGATGGCGCGGCTGGTGCAGGGGGACGTGGGGAGCGGCAAGACGGCGGTGGCGGCGTGTGCACTGTACCTCGCCGTGCGGGACGGGTATCAGGGGGCGCTGATGGCCCCGACCGAGATTCTGGCGCGGCAGCATTACACGAACCTCATCGGCTACCTCTCCAAGCTCGACGTGCGGGTCGGCCTGCTGATCGGGGCGATGACCCCGAAGGTCAAGCTGGAAATGCAGACGCGCATCGCCGAGGGGGACGTGGACGTGGTGGTGGGCACCCAGGCCCTCATTCAGGAGAACGTGCGCTTCGACAACCTGGGGCTCGCCGTGGTGGACGAGGAGCACCGCTTCGGGGTGATGCAGCGGCGCAGGTTGCTCGCGGGACGCCCGGACGTGCTCGTCATGTCGGCGACGCCGATTCCGCGCAGCCTCGCGCTCACGGCGTATGGGGACCTCGAACTCTCCATCATCGACGAGTTGCCGCCCGGCCGCACGCCGGTCGAGACGAAGCTGATTCAGGACACGCACCGTCAGCAGGCGTACGGCTTCGTGATGCGGCAGATTCGGGAGGGACGGCAGGCGTTCGTGGTGACGGCGCTGATCGAGGAGAACGAGAACCTGGAGGCGCTGGCGGCGACGCAACTCGCGGACGACCTCAAGGTGATCCTGCCGGAGGCGCGCATCAATCTGCTGCACGGCAAGATGAGCGCCGCCGAGAAGGAGTACGTGATGGACCGCTTCCGTGCGGGCGAGTTCGACGTGCTGGTCTCCACCACCGTGATCGAAGTGGGGGTGGACGTGCCCAACGCGACGGTGATGGTGATCGAGAACGCCGAGCGGTTCGGGCTCTCGCAGCTTCACCAGCTCCGGGGGCGGGTGGGGCGCGGCAGCGCGCAGAGCTACTGCGTCCTGATCGCGGGGGAGCACTCCAAGAAGACCCGGCAGCGCCTCAAGATCATCGAGGGCTCGACGGACGGCTTCGTCATCGCGGAGGCGGACCTCAAGCTGCGCGGCCCGGGCGAGATTCGCGGCACCCGGCAGAGCGGTATCCCTGACCTCAGACTTGGCGACCTCTCCAGCGACGTGGAAATTATCGAGCGGGCACGCGAACTCGCCAAGCACATCCTGGCGCACGACCCACGGCTGGAGCACCCGAGGTTGCAGTACCTGAGAAGCGAGCTGCAAAACCGCAGTCAGAGTGTGGCCTTCCGCGAGGTGATCTGA
- a CDS encoding gamma-glutamyltransferase family protein, translating to MVATSQPLAAQAGLGILQAGGNAVDAAVATAAALTVVEPTSNGIGGDLFALLWAGGELHGLNASGAAPAALSLDLLGGSEMPRHGWLPVTVPGAVRGWADLHARFGRLPFEQVLAPAVSYARDGYPLSPVLAANWARAVSIYRRLNLPILEEWFRVFAPDGFTPAPGHLWRSEDHARTLEAIAATHGAAFYEGDLAERIDAHARATGGLLRASDLAAHRSEWVTPIGARYGDHLVHEIPPNGQGIAALIALNVLNGLDLPDLREDPDGLHLQIEAMKRGFHDAHAFVADPRHVPVDVERLLGSENTADHRAFLGDTAHDPATRAPGTGGTVYLAAADGEGGMVSLIQSNYMGFGSGVVVPGTGIALHNRGHNFSLDPTHPNVLAPGKRPYHTIIPGFLSRADGTPVGPFGVMGGFMQPQGHLQVVLNMVRYGMNPQQALDAPRWQWLTGKAVEVEYTLGAGVSRALAARGHDVRVQLEAGSFGRGQIIRRNPETGVLEGGTESRTDGHVALW from the coding sequence ATGGTGGCGACCTCGCAGCCGCTCGCGGCTCAGGCGGGTCTGGGCATCCTCCAGGCCGGGGGCAATGCCGTGGACGCCGCCGTCGCCACCGCCGCCGCCCTGACGGTGGTCGAGCCGACGAGCAACGGCATCGGCGGAGACCTCTTCGCGCTTCTTTGGGCGGGGGGCGAACTGCACGGCCTGAACGCGAGCGGCGCCGCCCCCGCCGCCCTCTCCCTGGACCTTCTCGGGGGCAGCGAGATGCCCCGCCACGGCTGGCTCCCCGTCACCGTTCCCGGCGCGGTGCGCGGCTGGGCCGACCTCCACGCCCGCTTCGGACGCCTGCCCTTCGAGCAGGTGCTCGCCCCCGCCGTTTCCTACGCGCGGGACGGTTATCCCCTCTCGCCCGTCCTCGCCGCGAACTGGGCGCGGGCCGTCAGCATCTACCGTCGCCTGAACCTCCCCATCCTGGAGGAGTGGTTCCGCGTCTTCGCCCCGGACGGCTTCACCCCCGCCCCCGGTCACCTGTGGCGGAGCGAGGACCACGCCCGCACCCTGGAGGCCATCGCCGCCACCCACGGCGCGGCCTTCTATGAGGGCGACCTCGCCGAACGTATCGACGCCCATGCCCGCGCGACCGGCGGCCTGCTGCGGGCCTCCGACCTCGCCGCCCACCGCTCCGAGTGGGTCACGCCCATTGGGGCGAGGTACGGCGACCACCTCGTCCACGAGATTCCGCCGAACGGTCAGGGCATCGCGGCCCTGATCGCCCTGAACGTGCTGAACGGCCTGGACCTCCCCGACCTGCGCGAGGACCCGGACGGCCTTCACCTCCAGATCGAGGCGATGAAGCGCGGCTTCCACGACGCGCACGCCTTCGTGGCCGACCCCCGTCACGTTCCGGTCGACGTGGAGCGCCTGCTCGGTTCGGAGAACACCGCCGACCACCGCGCCTTCCTCGGTGACACGGCGCACGACCCCGCTACCCGCGCGCCGGGCACGGGCGGGACCGTCTACCTCGCCGCCGCCGACGGGGAAGGCGGCATGGTCAGCCTGATCCAGAGCAACTACATGGGCTTCGGGAGCGGCGTGGTCGTGCCCGGCACCGGGATCGCCCTGCACAACCGGGGGCACAACTTCAGCCTCGACCCCACCCACCCCAACGTCCTCGCGCCCGGCAAGCGGCCCTACCACACCATCATCCCCGGCTTCCTCTCCCGCGCCGACGGCACCCCGGTCGGCCCCTTCGGCGTGATGGGCGGCTTCATGCAGCCCCAGGGTCATCTCCAGGTCGTGCTCAACATGGTCCGCTACGGCATGAACCCCCAGCAGGCCCTCGACGCGCCGCGCTGGCAGTGGTTGACGGGCAAGGCGGTGGAGGTCGAGTACACGCTCGGCGCCGGGGTTTCCCGCGCCCTCGCCGCACGCGGCCACGACGTGCGCGTGCAGCTTGAGGCGGGCTCCTTCGGCCGGGGCCAGATCATCCGCCGCAACCCGGAGACCGGCGTGCTGGAGGGCGGGACGGAGAGCCGGACGGACGGGCACGTCGCCCTCTGGTAA
- a CDS encoding Cof-type HAD-IIB family hydrolase: MLGLICVDVDGTLIGTGNTVREDVWAALADARARGVRVALCSGRPAFGNALGYARRLDPDGWHVFQNGASTVNVGSGESLSEPLPEGPLTALLARARETGRLLEVYTDDDFGITHPGELARRHADLLGVPYTPKDPETLLGTRVRAQWVVPHGEAAGVLAEASPGLDVHPAGSPAMPGTLFISLTRAGIGKGSAVALIAAEYGLPLSRVMMVGDGHNDVTAMRVVGHPVAMGNADAEARAAARYHVAHVDEGGLAQAVGLALTL; encoded by the coding sequence ATGTTGGGACTCATCTGTGTGGACGTGGACGGCACCCTGATCGGGACGGGGAACACCGTGCGGGAGGACGTGTGGGCAGCGCTGGCGGACGCGAGGGCGCGGGGAGTACGCGTCGCCCTGTGCAGCGGGCGGCCCGCCTTTGGCAACGCGCTGGGCTACGCGCGGCGGCTCGACCCGGACGGCTGGCACGTCTTCCAGAATGGGGCCTCCACCGTGAACGTGGGAAGCGGCGAGAGCCTCAGCGAGCCGCTGCCGGAGGGGCCGCTCACCGCCCTGCTCGCCCGGGCCCGCGAGACCGGGCGGCTTCTGGAGGTGTACACCGACGACGACTTCGGGATCACTCACCCCGGTGAACTCGCGCGGCGGCACGCGGACCTGCTGGGGGTGCCGTACACGCCGAAGGACCCGGAAACGCTGCTGGGCACCCGGGTCCGCGCCCAGTGGGTCGTGCCGCACGGGGAGGCCGCCGGGGTGCTGGCCGAGGCCTCCCCCGGGCTGGACGTGCACCCGGCGGGGAGCCCGGCGATGCCAGGTACCCTCTTCATCAGCCTGACGCGCGCGGGCATCGGCAAGGGGAGCGCGGTCGCCCTGATCGCCGCCGAGTACGGGCTGCCCCTCTCGCGGGTCATGATGGTGGGCGACGGCCACAACGACGTGACCGCCATGCGCGTCGTCGGCCACCCGGTGGCGATGGGCAACGCGGACGCCGAGGCGCGGGCCGCCGCGCGGTATCACGTCGCCCACGTGGACGAGGGGGGGCTGGCCCAGGCGGTGGGGCTGGCGCTGACGCTGTAG
- the cax gene encoding calcium/proton exchanger, whose translation MKWLNALLIFLPVAVFLEVTGGSPTLIFVSAALAIVPLAGIMGQATEQLAVRTGSTVGGLLNATFGNATELIIAFFALSAGKLEVVKASIVGSILGNLLLVMGLAVLLGGLKFKEQRFNLKSAGTISSLLVISVLALMIPTVFDLAARAVAPERVAALDVSLSDAAAVVLILVYVGYIYFTLVSHKDILSTADDEGAHDEHDGPLWSVPRAVTTLAGATVAVAFMSEFLVGTLEAATASLGLTEFFVGLILIPIIGNAAEHAAAVMFALRNKMDLSMTISLGSTVQVALLVAPLLVLAGLVVGQPMNLVVTPLELVAIFGAVIIANSVVRDAETNWLEGLLLLSVYLILGFAVFFYPVE comes from the coding sequence ATGAAGTGGCTGAACGCCTTGCTGATCTTCCTGCCGGTCGCGGTCTTTCTGGAGGTCACGGGTGGAAGCCCCACCCTGATCTTCGTCAGCGCGGCCCTCGCCATCGTGCCCCTGGCGGGCATCATGGGTCAGGCGACCGAGCAGCTCGCGGTGCGGACGGGGAGCACGGTGGGCGGGCTCCTGAACGCCACCTTCGGCAACGCGACCGAGCTGATCATCGCCTTTTTCGCGTTGTCGGCGGGCAAGCTGGAGGTCGTCAAGGCGAGCATCGTGGGCTCGATCCTGGGCAACCTGCTCCTGGTGATGGGCCTGGCCGTCTTGCTGGGCGGCCTGAAGTTCAAAGAGCAGCGCTTCAACCTCAAGTCGGCGGGTACTATCTCCAGCCTGCTCGTCATCAGCGTGCTCGCCCTGATGATCCCCACCGTCTTCGACCTCGCCGCCCGCGCGGTCGCCCCCGAGCGCGTCGCCGCCCTCGATGTGAGCCTCAGCGACGCCGCCGCCGTCGTCCTGATCCTCGTCTACGTCGGCTACATCTACTTCACGCTGGTCAGTCACAAGGACATCCTCTCCACCGCCGACGACGAGGGCGCCCACGACGAGCATGACGGCCCCCTCTGGAGCGTGCCGCGCGCCGTGACCACCCTCGCCGGGGCCACCGTCGCCGTCGCCTTCATGTCCGAATTCCTGGTGGGCACGCTGGAGGCCGCCACCGCCAGCCTCGGCCTCACCGAGTTCTTCGTCGGCCTGATCCTGATCCCGATTATCGGCAACGCCGCCGAGCACGCCGCCGCCGTCATGTTCGCCCTGAGAAACAAGATGGACCTCTCCATGACGATCAGCCTGGGCTCGACCGTGCAGGTCGCCCTGCTCGTCGCGCCGCTGCTCGTGCTCGCCGGGCTGGTCGTCGGGCAGCCCATGAACCTCGTCGTCACGCCCCTCGAACTCGTCGCCATCTTCGGGGCGGTGATCATCGCCAACAGCGTCGTGCGCGATGCGGAGACGAACTGGCTGGAGGGCCTGCTGCTGCTGAGCGTGTACCTGATCCTGGGCTTCGCGGTGTTCTTCTACCCCGTGGAGTGA
- a CDS encoding carbohydrate kinase family protein produces the protein MKFFVIGDVTVDHLYHLDRIPAPGQEVSPTRATMEPGGAGGTISVTLARLGHTVTLAARVGQDPFAEYALGRVRESGVLQTAIQQDPEHLTSTITVMQTPDGQRAMISHGAANRQLDPARLKKKDIEGADAVVISAYSLTEGPQRDYALRAIEIARGAKKPVPVFIDLGTGAVNKVGTRLMADVIAADYLTLNQHELLALTGTASISAALARLGEAGARRVVVKVGRMGSIVWSPEETELVDAVPPEGQVVDSTGAGDTFTATFAHAALTGLPLAQAARAANAAGALAATRFGAQARPITPADLERALGR, from the coding sequence GTGAAGTTTTTCGTCATCGGCGACGTGACCGTCGACCACCTCTATCACCTCGACCGCATCCCGGCCCCCGGCCAGGAGGTCTCGCCCACCCGCGCCACGATGGAACCCGGCGGTGCGGGCGGCACGATCTCGGTGACCCTGGCAAGACTCGGCCACACCGTCACCCTCGCCGCCCGGGTGGGCCAGGACCCCTTCGCCGAGTACGCCCTCGGGCGCGTGCGCGAGAGCGGCGTCTTGCAAACGGCCATCCAGCAGGACCCCGAACACCTCACGAGCACGATCACGGTGATGCAGACCCCCGACGGCCAGCGCGCCATGATCAGCCACGGGGCCGCCAACCGCCAGCTCGACCCGGCGAGGCTCAAGAAAAAGGACATCGAGGGCGCCGACGCGGTGGTCATCAGCGCCTACAGCCTCACGGAGGGGCCTCAGCGCGACTACGCCCTGAGGGCCATCGAGATCGCGCGGGGGGCGAAAAAGCCCGTCCCCGTCTTCATCGACCTCGGCACCGGCGCCGTGAACAAGGTGGGCACCCGGCTGATGGCCGACGTGATCGCGGCCGACTACCTCACCCTCAATCAGCACGAACTCCTCGCGCTGACCGGCACCGCGAGCATCAGCGCGGCGCTCGCCCGGCTGGGGGAGGCGGGGGCCCGCCGGGTGGTCGTCAAGGTGGGCCGCATGGGCAGCATCGTCTGGTCCCCCGAGGAGACCGAACTCGTGGACGCCGTGCCGCCCGAGGGGCAGGTCGTCGACTCCACCGGCGCGGGCGACACCTTCACCGCCACCTTCGCGCACGCGGCCCTGACGGGCCTGCCCCTCGCCCAGGCCGCCCGCGCCGCGAACGCCGCCGGGGCCCTCGCCGCCACCCGCTTCGGCGCCCAGGCCCGGCCCATCACCCCCGCCGACCTCGAACGGGCGCTGGGCCGCTGA
- the rsmA gene encoding 16S rRNA (adenine(1518)-N(6)/adenine(1519)-N(6))-dimethyltransferase RsmA → MTQPDAPSPPAPLYSPARVRELLTRHGLRPTKSLGQNFLIDGNILRLIADAGGAAPGVPVLEVGPGLGVLTREIASRGAHVTALEKDERLKPVLAETLAGLGVNVVWGDALDFDYATLAPGTRVIANLPYYITGPLLARFMHAAPIVSATVLVQKEVGGRLAAHPGDDDYGFLSALAALHGTVRHVRDVPRGAFLPAPDVTSSVLRLDFDRSRPLPDPALLRFVEAALHHRRKTLRNNLRMTGLEGAAIDAALAGVGLRADVRAEDVPLSDLHALAARLGVVR, encoded by the coding sequence GTGACCCAACCCGACGCCCCTTCTCCCCCCGCCCCGCTGTACTCGCCCGCCCGGGTGCGCGAACTCCTCACCCGCCACGGTCTGAGGCCTACCAAGAGTCTCGGCCAGAACTTCCTGATCGACGGCAACATCCTGCGGCTCATCGCCGACGCGGGCGGCGCCGCTCCCGGTGTGCCCGTGCTGGAGGTCGGCCCCGGCCTGGGCGTGCTCACCCGCGAGATCGCCTCGCGCGGCGCGCACGTCACCGCGCTGGAGAAGGACGAGCGGTTGAAACCCGTCCTCGCCGAGACGCTCGCCGGGCTGGGCGTGAACGTGGTCTGGGGCGACGCCCTCGACTTCGACTACGCCACACTTGCCCCCGGCACGCGGGTGATCGCCAACCTGCCGTACTACATCACCGGGCCGCTCCTGGCGCGCTTCATGCACGCCGCCCCCATCGTCTCCGCCACCGTCCTTGTGCAGAAGGAGGTGGGCGGGCGACTCGCCGCCCACCCCGGCGACGACGACTACGGCTTCCTGAGCGCGCTCGCCGCCCTGCACGGCACGGTTCGTCACGTGCGTGACGTGCCCAGGGGGGCCTTCCTCCCCGCCCCCGACGTGACGAGCAGCGTCTTGCGGCTCGACTTCGACCGCTCGCGGCCCCTGCCCGATCCCGCCCTCCTGCGGTTCGTGGAGGCGGCCCTGCATCACCGCCGCAAGACGCTGCGCAACAACCTCCGGATGACCGGGCTGGAGGGGGCGGCCATCGACGCGGCCCTGGCCGGGGTGGGGTTGCGCGCGGACGTGCGGGCCGAGGACGTGCCGCTCTCCGATCTGCACGCCCTTGCCGCGCGGCTGGGCGTGGTACGGTAG
- a CDS encoding class I SAM-dependent methyltransferase → MGAYDRLAASYDRLWGRYARRTAREVLDVLPPPGTGTLLDVGCGTGTLLALARERFPQAQLVGAEPSAGMREVAARTLSGRGVTLLASPAETLALPDASVDALTCLNVLHYLADPAVALREWRRVLRPGGTLVLQDYVPNGLPGFTRLVSLNDRELVRVYTVPGMGRLLEAAGFGGVTARPFRIDLFWRGGLAHGVRAGAEPNASR, encoded by the coding sequence ATGGGAGCCTACGACCGCCTCGCCGCGAGTTACGACCGCCTGTGGGGCCGCTACGCCCGGCGAACGGCCCGCGAGGTGCTGGACGTGCTGCCGCCCCCGGGGACCGGCACCCTGCTCGACGTGGGCTGCGGCACGGGCACCCTGCTCGCGCTCGCCCGCGAACGCTTTCCACAGGCTCAGCTCGTGGGCGCCGAACCCAGCGCGGGCATGCGCGAGGTGGCGGCCCGCACCCTCTCCGGGCGGGGCGTGACGCTCCTCGCCTCCCCCGCCGAAACTCTCGCGCTGCCGGACGCCTCGGTGGACGCCCTGACCTGCCTGAACGTCCTGCACTACCTCGCCGACCCGGCGGTCGCCCTGCGGGAGTGGCGGCGGGTGTTGCGGCCCGGGGGCACCCTTGTCCTTCAGGACTACGTGCCGAACGGCCTGCCCGGCTTCACCCGGCTCGTCTCGCTCAACGACCGCGAACTCGTGCGGGTGTACACGGTGCCGGGGATGGGCAGGCTGTTGGAAGCCGCTGGGTTCGGCGGGGTGACGGCGCGGCCCTTCCGCATCGACCTGTTCTGGCGCGGCGGTTTGGCCCACGGCGTGCGCGCCGGGGCGGAGCCGAACGCTTCCCGGTAA
- a CDS encoding PhzF family phenazine biosynthesis protein produces the protein MIAYSEVSAFTDTPGQGNRAGVVLGAQELTEAEMQALAAFLEAPETVFVTRMGGGRVRVRYFTPTQEIEFCGHATVALGLTLAQRGHWTQGDLMLETLVGRIPLSLDTEAGVPTRVWMEQRGLETRPAAREVRRELAEALGVDERMIHRGLPLAAASTGLWSVFVPLLDPLILDGLEPDLHRIHLLSDALGVVSVYAYAPMGVNRFAARNFAPAVGIPEDPVTGSAAGALLALLAREGRLPVRGDRACGVVYQGHAIGSPGEVEVEVTLAGQTVTGIRVGGCATLDREGHWTPGR, from the coding sequence ATGATCGCCTACAGCGAGGTGAGTGCCTTCACCGACACGCCGGGGCAGGGCAACCGGGCGGGGGTCGTCCTGGGGGCCCAGGAGCTGACCGAAGCCGAGATGCAGGCCCTGGCCGCCTTTCTGGAAGCACCCGAGACGGTGTTCGTGACCCGGATGGGGGGCGGGCGAGTGCGGGTGCGCTACTTCACGCCGACCCAGGAGATCGAGTTCTGCGGGCACGCGACGGTGGCGCTGGGGCTGACGCTCGCGCAGCGGGGACACTGGACTCAGGGTGACCTCATGCTGGAGACGCTGGTGGGGCGCATTCCGCTCTCCCTCGACACCGAGGCGGGGGTGCCGACGCGGGTATGGATGGAGCAGCGGGGGTTGGAAACGCGCCCCGCCGCGCGTGAGGTGCGGCGGGAACTCGCCGAGGCGCTGGGGGTGGACGAGCGGATGATCCACCGGGGGCTGCCGCTGGCGGCGGCGAGCACGGGGCTGTGGAGCGTGTTCGTGCCGCTCCTCGACCCCCTGATCCTCGACGGGCTGGAGCCGGACCTCCACCGTATCCACCTGCTGTCGGACGCGCTGGGGGTCGTCAGCGTGTACGCCTACGCGCCGATGGGGGTCAACCGCTTCGCCGCGCGGAACTTCGCGCCCGCCGTCGGCATCCCGGAGGACCCGGTGACGGGCAGCGCGGCGGGGGCGCTGCTGGCGCTGCTCGCCCGTGAGGGACGCCTTCCCGTGCGCGGCGACCGGGCCTGCGGGGTGGTGTACCAGGGGCACGCCATCGGCTCCCCCGGCGAGGTGGAGGTCGAGGTGACGCTCGCCGGGCAGACGGTGACGGGCATTCGCGTCGGGGGCTGCGCCACCCTCGACCGCGAGGGGCACTGGACGCCGGGGCGGTAA